Proteins encoded together in one Musa acuminata AAA Group cultivar baxijiao chromosome BXJ3-6, Cavendish_Baxijiao_AAA, whole genome shotgun sequence window:
- the LOC103971113 gene encoding phospholipase A(1) LCAT3 isoform X1, translated as MFGDCGLRFPFLRRCIGGCRRRAAADLDPDLDPVVLVTGVGGSILNARNRKSGSIIRVWVRILLANFEFKKYLWSLYNPDTGYTESLNVDDEIVVPEDDYGLQAIDILDPSLWAKLLRLTDVYQFHEMIDMLIGCGYEKGTTLFGFGYDFRQSNRIDKTMDGLKQKLETAYKASGGKKVNIISHSMGGLLVKCFMSLHNDDFSKYVNKWICIACPFQGAPGCIYDSLLTGLQFVYGFESFFFVSRWTMHQLLIECPSIYEMLPNSGFKWKKKPLIQVWRKLSEGKENVKLEEYDPATCISFFEEALKNNELKYNGKSISIPFNFSILKWAARTRKIIDEAQLPRSVSFYNIFGTSFDSPYDVCYGSETSPIGDLSKVCHTLPEYSYVDGDGTVPSESAKADGFAATARVGIKGSHRGLLNDEKVFQLLKQWLGVTEKSRHLSTSKVMDINPDVTLAQLSPKDIL; from the exons ATGTTTGGTGACTGCGGGCTGCGCTTTCCCTTCCTCCGCCGGTGCATCGGGGGATGCCGACGACGAGCGGCGGCGGACCTGGACCCCGACTTGGACCCCGTGGTCCTGGTTACCGGCGTGGGGGGATCGATCCTGAACGCGAGGAACAGGAAGAGCGGGTCCATCATCCGCGTCTGGGTGCGGATCCTCCTCGCCAACTTCGAGTTCAAGAAGTACCTCTGGTCCCTCTACAACCCCGACACTG GGTACACGGAGTCGCTCAAcgttgacgacgaaattgtagtcCCTGAAGATGACTACGGTCTCCAAGCGATCGACATTTTAGATCCATCATTA TGGGCAAAACTTCTGCGTCTGACCGATGTATATCAATTCCATGAGATGATTGATATGCTTATTGGATGTGGATATGAAAAAGGAACCACACTCTTCGGATTTGGTTATGACTTTCGGCAGAGCAATCG AATTGACAAAACTATGGATGGCCTGAAACAAAAATTGGAAACTGCTTACAAGGCTTCCGGTGGTAAAAAAGTAAATATAATATCACATTCTATGGGTGGATTGCTTGTCAAATGCTTCATGTCGCTACACAATGAT GATTTTTCAAAGTATGTCAACAAGTGGATCTGCATAGCATGTCCCTTCCAAG GAGCACCAGGATGCATATACGATTCCCTTTTAACTGGGTTGCAATTTGTTTATGGTTTTGAAAGCTTCTTCTTTGTTTCTAGGTGGACGATGCATCAATTG TTGATTGAGTGCCCATCTATTTATGAGATGCTGCCAAATTCGGGATTTAAGTGGAAGAAGAAGCCTTTGATACAGGTCTGGAGGAAGCTATCTGAAGGGAAGGAAAATGTGAAGTTGGAAGAGTACGATCCAGCTACATGCATCTCTTTCTTTGAAGAAGCTCTAAAGAATAATGAG CTGAAGTACAATGGAAAGTCAATTTCCATACCATTTAATTTTTCTATCCTCAAGTGGGCTGCTCGAACTCGCAAAATTATTGATGAAGCCCAGTTACCAAGGAGTGTTAGCTTTTACAACATATTTGGGACATCATTTGACTCTCCATATGATGTGTG CTATGGATCTGAAACTTCACCGATTGGCGACTTATCCAAAGTGTGCCATACACTA CCTGAATATTCTTATGTGGATGGAGATGGGACTGTTCCTTCTGAATCagctaag GCTGATGGGTTCGCAGCAACTGCAAGAGTTGGTATTAAAGGTAGCCACAGAGGTTTGTTAAATGACGAGAAAGTATTTCAACTTTTGAAGCAATGGTTGGGTGTGACTGAAAAATCGAGGCACTTATCAACCTCCAAAGTGATGGATATAAATCCTGATGTCACCTTGGCTCAATTGTCTCCAAAGGATATTTTATGA
- the LOC103971113 gene encoding phospholipase A(1) LCAT3 isoform X2 — translation MFGDCGLRFPFLRRCIGGCRRRAAADLDPDLDPVVLVTGVGGSILNARNRKSGSIIRVWVRILLANFEFKKYLWSLYNPDTGYTESLNVDDEIVVPEDDYGLQAIDILDPSLWAKLLRLTDVYQFHEMIDMLIGCGYEKGTTLFGFGYDFRQSNRIDKTMDGLKQKLETAYKASGGKKVNIISHSMGGLLVKCFMSLHNDDFSKYVNKWICIACPFQGAPGCIYDSLLTGLQFVYGFESFFFVSRWTMHQLLIECPSIYEMLPNSGFKWKKKPLIQVWRKLSEGKENVKLEEYDPATCISFFEEALKNNELKYNGKSISIPFNFSILKWAARTRKIIDEAQLPRSVSFYNIFGTSFDSPYDVCLNILMWMEMGLFLLNQLRLMGSQQLQELVLKVATEVC, via the exons ATGTTTGGTGACTGCGGGCTGCGCTTTCCCTTCCTCCGCCGGTGCATCGGGGGATGCCGACGACGAGCGGCGGCGGACCTGGACCCCGACTTGGACCCCGTGGTCCTGGTTACCGGCGTGGGGGGATCGATCCTGAACGCGAGGAACAGGAAGAGCGGGTCCATCATCCGCGTCTGGGTGCGGATCCTCCTCGCCAACTTCGAGTTCAAGAAGTACCTCTGGTCCCTCTACAACCCCGACACTG GGTACACGGAGTCGCTCAAcgttgacgacgaaattgtagtcCCTGAAGATGACTACGGTCTCCAAGCGATCGACATTTTAGATCCATCATTA TGGGCAAAACTTCTGCGTCTGACCGATGTATATCAATTCCATGAGATGATTGATATGCTTATTGGATGTGGATATGAAAAAGGAACCACACTCTTCGGATTTGGTTATGACTTTCGGCAGAGCAATCG AATTGACAAAACTATGGATGGCCTGAAACAAAAATTGGAAACTGCTTACAAGGCTTCCGGTGGTAAAAAAGTAAATATAATATCACATTCTATGGGTGGATTGCTTGTCAAATGCTTCATGTCGCTACACAATGAT GATTTTTCAAAGTATGTCAACAAGTGGATCTGCATAGCATGTCCCTTCCAAG GAGCACCAGGATGCATATACGATTCCCTTTTAACTGGGTTGCAATTTGTTTATGGTTTTGAAAGCTTCTTCTTTGTTTCTAGGTGGACGATGCATCAATTG TTGATTGAGTGCCCATCTATTTATGAGATGCTGCCAAATTCGGGATTTAAGTGGAAGAAGAAGCCTTTGATACAGGTCTGGAGGAAGCTATCTGAAGGGAAGGAAAATGTGAAGTTGGAAGAGTACGATCCAGCTACATGCATCTCTTTCTTTGAAGAAGCTCTAAAGAATAATGAG CTGAAGTACAATGGAAAGTCAATTTCCATACCATTTAATTTTTCTATCCTCAAGTGGGCTGCTCGAACTCGCAAAATTATTGATGAAGCCCAGTTACCAAGGAGTGTTAGCTTTTACAACATATTTGGGACATCATTTGACTCTCCATATGATGTGTG CCTGAATATTCTTATGTGGATGGAGATGGGACTGTTCCTTCTGAATCagctaag GCTGATGGGTTCGCAGCAACTGCAAGAGTTGGTATTAAAGGTAGCCACAGAGGTTTGTTAA
- the LOC103971115 gene encoding uncharacterized protein LOC103971115: protein MEEEVEEMVEPAVAVDEEEEEAEVGVQWRGWWGEAPWPRKSGGVMLEGYVDGADSGGDQGPGGFLRTKSLTDEDLKELKGCLDLGFGFSYEEIPELCNTLPALELCYSMTQRFLDDHHHHHHHHQRSFDRSSSGESMDLCASPTSPPIANWRISSPGDHPDEVKARLSIFDREGSFLSESYTRGTKLRHRGRR from the exons atggaggaggaggtggaggaaatGGTGGAGCCGGCAGTAGCagtggatgaggaggaggaggaggcggaggtggGGGTACAATGGAGAGGATGGTGGGGCGAGGCGCCGTGGCCACGAAAGAGTGGAGGGGTGATGCTCGAGGGATACGTGGACGGCGCGGACAGCGGTGGGGATCAGGGACCCGGCGGATTCTTGAGAACGAAGAGCTTGACGGACGAGGACCTGAAGGAGCTCAAGGGGTGCCTTGACCTCGGCTTCGGTTTCAGCTACGAGGAGATCCCCGAGCTCTGCAACACGCTCCCGGCTTTGGAGCTCTGCTACTCCATGACCCAGAGGTTCTTGGacgatcaccaccaccaccaccatcatcatcagcGCTCGTTCGACCGCTCCTCCTCTGGcgagtccatggatctgtgcgcgTCGCCGACGTCTCCTCCCATCGCCAATTGGAGAATCTCCAGCCCAG GGGATCATCCAGATGAAGTTAAAGCAAGGCTGAG CATTTTTGATAGAGAGGGGAGTTTCTTGTCAGAATCATATACCAGAGGTACAAAACTGAGGCATAGAGGAAGAAGATAA
- the LOC103971116 gene encoding uncharacterized protein LOC103971116 isoform X2 produces the protein MMDYQNLNFYLKKSRKELQKLCKQHDLPANRSHAQLAKSLVSLFKKRNASSASSLEKSTNSKDGISKKSFVLETKVKQTFISLDESAGGLFGRSNSSMVNIHGRSSSVSEIPGESRSLCQTGNQMKLIGHMVNLTSEKPQTWPANNKGTEGFGSSSEHCNMGTISCVAADIQEIATNRLHGLDCKEASFRSASGKLLDHRNPEEKLTQDAITNSRTCNTIPVPCEHNKPQEYSMESGFVSADEISTRTPSLQFFVMSEEGINLYVDLNSSPLEWINSLKDEVCVHQNAEHHESMTLSKDISGSPEDDHMKISPSVDSGMHLQCVGVDRNTGCTNSSLSSVVSENCNSEAYPPDTTVVTSGSSVLTSGSVPAGLSGLEENQVVSSSCAAYSVQNNVASDIASCPQEGTVLIQDSIDASFAMVKGNASLPDASTKSIDNKDVGAITPVTTDGFISKTACIDFVGVEDNAVSNTLSDVPDKSNLPMSKDIQNSTDTNHYGHLNNYSRACEDSIMHATDELPENASPHEGLPNSVQLIGPMVPDGPMADAQSEVGAAVGLLYQPVCVNSGTVNPEDQTSTFQDESGHSTPLRGKDTSECSGVQTSLDNCSKRSSNVEFPEEIHVKRQHTCENMSGTIMDLKSTKSSAKEAMSDEVVIPRRSTRLVSK, from the exons ATGATGGATTATCAGAACTTAAACTTCTATCTCAAAAAGTCGAGAAAGGAACTTCAGAAATTGTGCAAGCAGCATGATCTTCCTGCAAATAGAAGCCATGCTCAACTAGCCAAGTCGCTGGTTTCACTGTTTAAG AAAAGAAATGCCAGTTCAGCATCATCACTGGAGAAATCAACTAATTCTAAGGATGGAATTTCCAAAAAATCATTTGTATTAGAAACAAAAGTCAAACAAACATTCATTTCTCTGGACGAATCAGCCGGAG GACTGTTTGGAAGATCAAATTCTTCTATGGTTAATATACATGGACGGTCTTCTAGCGTTAGTGAAATTCCAGGTGAAAGTAGATCACTCTGTCAGACTGGTAATCAAATGAAACTTATTGGCCATATGGTCAATCTAACTTCTGAAAAG CCACAAACATGGCCTGCTAATAATAAAGGTACGGAAGGTTTTGGATCTTCTTCTGAGCATTGTAACATGGGAACAATATCTTGTGTTGCTGCTGATATCCAAGAAATTGCAACAAATCGACTTCATGGTCTGGATTGCAAGGAAGCGAGTTTCAGAAGTGCATCTGGAAAATTGTTGGATCATAGAAATCCAGAGGAGAAATTAACCCAGGATGCTATTACAAACAGTAGAACTTGTAATACCATTCCTGTACCATGTGAACATAATAAACCTCAGGAATACTCCATGGAAAGTGGGTTTGTATCTGCTGATGAAATTTCTACAAGAACCCCTTCACTTCAATTCTTTGTGATGTCAGAGGAGGGAATTAATTTATATGTTGATTTGAATTCTAGTCCATTAGAATGGATCAATAGCTTAAAGGACGAAGTGTGTGTCCATCAAAATGCAGAACATCATGAGTCAATGACTCTTTCAAAAGATATTAGTGGTTCACCAGAAGATGATCATATGAAAATTTCACCATCTGTTGACAGTGGGATGCACCTTCAGTGTGTTGGAGTTGATCGGAACACTGGTTGTACTAATTCATCATTGAGTTCAGTTGTCAGTGAGAATTGCAATTCTGAGGCTTACCCACCTGACACAACTGTGGTGACATCTGGATCTTCTGTTTTGACATCAGGCAGTGTTCCTGCTGGCTTATCAGGTTTGGAGGagaatcaagtggtttcatcttcTTGTGCAGCTTACTCAGTTCAAAACAACGTGGCATCTGATATTGCATCTTGTCCTCAAGAAGGTACAGTGTTAATTCAAGACTCTATtgatgcttcctttgcaatggtcAAAGGCAATGCATCACTTCCTGATGCTTCTACAAAATCTATTGATAACAAGGATGTTGGTGCCATTACTCCTGTTACAACTGATGGCTTCATTTCTAAGACTGCATGCATTGATTTTGTTGGTGTTGAAGATAATGCTGTATCTAATACATTGAGTGACGTTCCTGATAAAAGTAACCTTCCTATGTCCAAGGATATACAGAATAGTACAGACACTAATCATTATGGCCATCTTAATAATTATAGTAGAGCATGTGAAGACTCAATTATGCATGCCACCGACGAGCTGCCAGAGAATGCCAGTCCACACGAAGGGTTGCCAAATTCTGTTCAGCTTATTGGACCGATGGTACCAGATGGTCCAATGGCCGATGCACAGTCAGAGGTGGGGGCAGCAGTTGGCCTTCTCTATCAACCAGTATGTGTTAACTCTGGAACGGTGAATCCTGAGGATCAAACTTCAACGTTTCAAGATGAATCG GGTCACAGCACACCATTGAGGGGAAAGGACACTTCAGA ATGTTCTGGAGTGCAGACTTCCCTAGACAATTGTTCCAAGAGATCTAGCAACGTAGAGTTTCCTGAGGAGATCCATGTTAAGAGGCAGCACACTTGTGAAAATATGAGTGGGACAATCATGGACTTAAAAAGCACTAAAAGTTCAGCCAAGGAAGCAATGTCTGATGAGGTTGTTATACCTAGGCGTTCCACAAGGCTTGTCTCTAAG TAA
- the LOC103971116 gene encoding uncharacterized protein LOC103971116 isoform X1: MMDYQNLNFYLKKSRKELQKLCKQHDLPANRSHAQLAKSLVSLFKKRNASSASSLEKSTNSKDGISKKSFVLETKVKQTFISLDESAGGLFGRSNSSMVNIHGRSSSVSEIPGESRSLCQTGNQMKLIGHMVNLTSEKPQTWPANNKGTEGFGSSSEHCNMGTISCVAADIQEIATNRLHGLDCKEASFRSASGKLLDHRNPEEKLTQDAITNSRTCNTIPVPCEHNKPQEYSMESGFVSADEISTRTPSLQFFVMSEEGINLYVDLNSSPLEWINSLKDEVCVHQNAEHHESMTLSKDISGSPEDDHMKISPSVDSGMHLQCVGVDRNTGCTNSSLSSVVSENCNSEAYPPDTTVVTSGSSVLTSGSVPAGLSGLEENQVVSSSCAAYSVQNNVASDIASCPQEGTVLIQDSIDASFAMVKGNASLPDASTKSIDNKDVGAITPVTTDGFISKTACIDFVGVEDNAVSNTLSDVPDKSNLPMSKDIQNSTDTNHYGHLNNYSRACEDSIMHATDELPENASPHEGLPNSVQLIGPMVPDGPMADAQSEVGAAVGLLYQPVCVNSGTVNPEDQTSTFQDESGHSTPLRGKDTSECSGVQTSLDNCSKRSSNVEFPEEIHVKRQHTCENMSGTIMDLKSTKSSAKEAMSDEVVIPRRSTRLVSKGKIICLKRSRDFGCK, from the exons ATGATGGATTATCAGAACTTAAACTTCTATCTCAAAAAGTCGAGAAAGGAACTTCAGAAATTGTGCAAGCAGCATGATCTTCCTGCAAATAGAAGCCATGCTCAACTAGCCAAGTCGCTGGTTTCACTGTTTAAG AAAAGAAATGCCAGTTCAGCATCATCACTGGAGAAATCAACTAATTCTAAGGATGGAATTTCCAAAAAATCATTTGTATTAGAAACAAAAGTCAAACAAACATTCATTTCTCTGGACGAATCAGCCGGAG GACTGTTTGGAAGATCAAATTCTTCTATGGTTAATATACATGGACGGTCTTCTAGCGTTAGTGAAATTCCAGGTGAAAGTAGATCACTCTGTCAGACTGGTAATCAAATGAAACTTATTGGCCATATGGTCAATCTAACTTCTGAAAAG CCACAAACATGGCCTGCTAATAATAAAGGTACGGAAGGTTTTGGATCTTCTTCTGAGCATTGTAACATGGGAACAATATCTTGTGTTGCTGCTGATATCCAAGAAATTGCAACAAATCGACTTCATGGTCTGGATTGCAAGGAAGCGAGTTTCAGAAGTGCATCTGGAAAATTGTTGGATCATAGAAATCCAGAGGAGAAATTAACCCAGGATGCTATTACAAACAGTAGAACTTGTAATACCATTCCTGTACCATGTGAACATAATAAACCTCAGGAATACTCCATGGAAAGTGGGTTTGTATCTGCTGATGAAATTTCTACAAGAACCCCTTCACTTCAATTCTTTGTGATGTCAGAGGAGGGAATTAATTTATATGTTGATTTGAATTCTAGTCCATTAGAATGGATCAATAGCTTAAAGGACGAAGTGTGTGTCCATCAAAATGCAGAACATCATGAGTCAATGACTCTTTCAAAAGATATTAGTGGTTCACCAGAAGATGATCATATGAAAATTTCACCATCTGTTGACAGTGGGATGCACCTTCAGTGTGTTGGAGTTGATCGGAACACTGGTTGTACTAATTCATCATTGAGTTCAGTTGTCAGTGAGAATTGCAATTCTGAGGCTTACCCACCTGACACAACTGTGGTGACATCTGGATCTTCTGTTTTGACATCAGGCAGTGTTCCTGCTGGCTTATCAGGTTTGGAGGagaatcaagtggtttcatcttcTTGTGCAGCTTACTCAGTTCAAAACAACGTGGCATCTGATATTGCATCTTGTCCTCAAGAAGGTACAGTGTTAATTCAAGACTCTATtgatgcttcctttgcaatggtcAAAGGCAATGCATCACTTCCTGATGCTTCTACAAAATCTATTGATAACAAGGATGTTGGTGCCATTACTCCTGTTACAACTGATGGCTTCATTTCTAAGACTGCATGCATTGATTTTGTTGGTGTTGAAGATAATGCTGTATCTAATACATTGAGTGACGTTCCTGATAAAAGTAACCTTCCTATGTCCAAGGATATACAGAATAGTACAGACACTAATCATTATGGCCATCTTAATAATTATAGTAGAGCATGTGAAGACTCAATTATGCATGCCACCGACGAGCTGCCAGAGAATGCCAGTCCACACGAAGGGTTGCCAAATTCTGTTCAGCTTATTGGACCGATGGTACCAGATGGTCCAATGGCCGATGCACAGTCAGAGGTGGGGGCAGCAGTTGGCCTTCTCTATCAACCAGTATGTGTTAACTCTGGAACGGTGAATCCTGAGGATCAAACTTCAACGTTTCAAGATGAATCG GGTCACAGCACACCATTGAGGGGAAAGGACACTTCAGA ATGTTCTGGAGTGCAGACTTCCCTAGACAATTGTTCCAAGAGATCTAGCAACGTAGAGTTTCCTGAGGAGATCCATGTTAAGAGGCAGCACACTTGTGAAAATATGAGTGGGACAATCATGGACTTAAAAAGCACTAAAAGTTCAGCCAAGGAAGCAATGTCTGATGAGGTTGTTATACCTAGGCGTTCCACAAGGCTTGTCTCTAAG GGAAAAATAATCTGTTTAAAGAGGTCAAGAGATTTTGGATGTAAATGA
- the LOC103971116 gene encoding uncharacterized protein LOC103971116 isoform X3: MMDYQNLNFYLKKSRKELQKLCKQHDLPANRSHAQLAKSLVSLFKKRNASSASSLEKSTNSKDGISKKSFVLETKVKQTFISLDESAGGLFGRSNSSMVNIHGRSSSVSEIPGESRSLCQTGNQMKLIGHMVNLTSEKPQTWPANNKGTEGFGSSSEHCNMGTISCVAADIQEIATNRLHGLDCKEASFRSASGKLLDHRNPEEKLTQDAITNSRTCNTIPVPCEHNKPQEYSMESGFVSADEISTRTPSLQFFVMSEEGINLYVDLNSSPLEWINSLKDEVCVHQNAEHHESMTLSKDISGSPEDDHMKISPSVDSGMHLQCVGVDRNTGCTNSSLSSVVSENCNSEAYPPDTTVVTSGSSVLTSGSVPAGLSGLEENQVVSSSCAAYSVQNNVASDIASCPQEGTVLIQDSIDASFAMVKGNASLPDASTKSIDNKDVGAITPVTTDGFISKTACIDFVGVEDNAVSNTLSDVPDKSNLPMSKDIQNSTDTNHYGHLNNYSRACEDSIMHATDELPENASPHEGLPNSVQLIGPMVPDGPMADAQSEVGAAVGLLYQPVCVNSGTVNPEDQTSTFQDESGHSTPLRGKDTSELP, translated from the exons ATGATGGATTATCAGAACTTAAACTTCTATCTCAAAAAGTCGAGAAAGGAACTTCAGAAATTGTGCAAGCAGCATGATCTTCCTGCAAATAGAAGCCATGCTCAACTAGCCAAGTCGCTGGTTTCACTGTTTAAG AAAAGAAATGCCAGTTCAGCATCATCACTGGAGAAATCAACTAATTCTAAGGATGGAATTTCCAAAAAATCATTTGTATTAGAAACAAAAGTCAAACAAACATTCATTTCTCTGGACGAATCAGCCGGAG GACTGTTTGGAAGATCAAATTCTTCTATGGTTAATATACATGGACGGTCTTCTAGCGTTAGTGAAATTCCAGGTGAAAGTAGATCACTCTGTCAGACTGGTAATCAAATGAAACTTATTGGCCATATGGTCAATCTAACTTCTGAAAAG CCACAAACATGGCCTGCTAATAATAAAGGTACGGAAGGTTTTGGATCTTCTTCTGAGCATTGTAACATGGGAACAATATCTTGTGTTGCTGCTGATATCCAAGAAATTGCAACAAATCGACTTCATGGTCTGGATTGCAAGGAAGCGAGTTTCAGAAGTGCATCTGGAAAATTGTTGGATCATAGAAATCCAGAGGAGAAATTAACCCAGGATGCTATTACAAACAGTAGAACTTGTAATACCATTCCTGTACCATGTGAACATAATAAACCTCAGGAATACTCCATGGAAAGTGGGTTTGTATCTGCTGATGAAATTTCTACAAGAACCCCTTCACTTCAATTCTTTGTGATGTCAGAGGAGGGAATTAATTTATATGTTGATTTGAATTCTAGTCCATTAGAATGGATCAATAGCTTAAAGGACGAAGTGTGTGTCCATCAAAATGCAGAACATCATGAGTCAATGACTCTTTCAAAAGATATTAGTGGTTCACCAGAAGATGATCATATGAAAATTTCACCATCTGTTGACAGTGGGATGCACCTTCAGTGTGTTGGAGTTGATCGGAACACTGGTTGTACTAATTCATCATTGAGTTCAGTTGTCAGTGAGAATTGCAATTCTGAGGCTTACCCACCTGACACAACTGTGGTGACATCTGGATCTTCTGTTTTGACATCAGGCAGTGTTCCTGCTGGCTTATCAGGTTTGGAGGagaatcaagtggtttcatcttcTTGTGCAGCTTACTCAGTTCAAAACAACGTGGCATCTGATATTGCATCTTGTCCTCAAGAAGGTACAGTGTTAATTCAAGACTCTATtgatgcttcctttgcaatggtcAAAGGCAATGCATCACTTCCTGATGCTTCTACAAAATCTATTGATAACAAGGATGTTGGTGCCATTACTCCTGTTACAACTGATGGCTTCATTTCTAAGACTGCATGCATTGATTTTGTTGGTGTTGAAGATAATGCTGTATCTAATACATTGAGTGACGTTCCTGATAAAAGTAACCTTCCTATGTCCAAGGATATACAGAATAGTACAGACACTAATCATTATGGCCATCTTAATAATTATAGTAGAGCATGTGAAGACTCAATTATGCATGCCACCGACGAGCTGCCAGAGAATGCCAGTCCACACGAAGGGTTGCCAAATTCTGTTCAGCTTATTGGACCGATGGTACCAGATGGTCCAATGGCCGATGCACAGTCAGAGGTGGGGGCAGCAGTTGGCCTTCTCTATCAACCAGTATGTGTTAACTCTGGAACGGTGAATCCTGAGGATCAAACTTCAACGTTTCAAGATGAATCG GGTCACAGCACACCATTGAGGGGAAAGGACACTTCAGA ACTTCCCTAG